In a genomic window of Sardina pilchardus chromosome 20, fSarPil1.1, whole genome shotgun sequence:
- the pomca gene encoding proopiomelanocortin a, with amino-acid sequence MLKGLKMLCPVWSLAMAVLCILAMEVSSQCWESSHCQDLSTEENMLECIQLCKSDLTAETPVYPGEGHLQPPEPEGTDADSLPVLSLAAVGSPEESSPEVKQAFPRQEEKRSYSMGHFRWGKPVGRKRRPVKVYPNGVEEESAEALPGEMRRSALNDVDYGAAGGEAEERAALAGLLQQKKDGSYKMNHFRWSGPPASKRYGGFMKSWDERSQKPLLTLFKNVINKDGQQKKSQ; translated from the exons ATGTTGAAAGGACTAAAGATGCTGTGTCCTGTATGGTCCTTGGCTATGGCGGTGCTTTGCATACTCGCTATGGAAGTCAGCAGTCAATGCTGGGAGAGCTCCCACTGCCAAGACCTTAGCACAGAGGAGAACATGTTG GAGTGCATTCAGCTGTGTAAGTCAGACCTCACAGCTGAGACCCCAGTCTACCCTGGCGAGGGCCACCTCCAACCCCCAGAGCCTGAGGGGACCGACGCAGACTCCCTGCCCGTCCTCAGCCTCGCCGCAGTGGGTTCCCCCGAGGAGTCGTCCCCCGAGGTGAAGCAGGCCTTCCCCAGGCAGGAGGAGAAGCGCTCCTACTCCATGGGTCACTTCCGCTGGGGCAAGCCGGTGGGCCGCAAGCGCCGCCCCGTTAAGGTCTACCCCAACGGCGTGGAGGAGGAGTCGGCCGAGGCGTTGCCGGGGGAGATGCGGCGCTCGGCGCTCAACGACGTGGACTACGGCGCGGCGGGCGGCGAGGCGGAGGAGAGGGCAGCGCTGGCCGGCCTGCTCCAGCAGAAGAAGGACGGCTCGTACAAGATGAACCACTTCAGGTGGAGCGGCCCGCCGGCCAGCAAGCGCTACGGCGGCTTCATGAAGTCGTGGGACGAGAGGAGCCAGAAGCCTCTCCTCACGCTCTTTAAGAACGTCATCAACAAGGATGGACAACAGAAGAAAAGTCAGTAA